A stretch of the Ptiloglossa arizonensis isolate GNS036 chromosome 1, iyPtiAriz1_principal, whole genome shotgun sequence genome encodes the following:
- the Abcb7 gene encoding ATP binding cassette subfamily B member 7 isoform X1, which yields MLSIILCRRLLRVGSNERKFWIKPFTTCSYKLRRQIIYSRGFFHVPLHNLMFPAIGIRCCSGNVIERGAQKKKSVLQSKSIVPPIKFPLIISGLTGGKSSQQKRDCFHPGVSSLNREEIDFQEREPVTATNMIKAMLRYIWPEDDPRIRKRVMVAVGLLIGAKVLTVAVPFIFKYGVDTLNAHSIATSGDAILSLGTAPETVATVATSLLIGYGIARGGAAFLSELRNAVFAQVAQHSIRKIANNVFLHLHNLDMAFHLSRQTGALSKTIDRGSRGINFVLNSMVFNIIPTVFELALVSTVLYLKCGGEFAGVALGCVGIYSIFTLAVTQWRTKFRIFMNQAENEASNKAIDSLINYETVKYFNNEKFEAERYDESLKKYEAASLKTSTSLAMLNFGQNAIFSAALSLIMVLTAKNIVNGTMTVGDLVMVNGLLFQLSVPLGFLGSVYREVRQALIDMQTMFTLMTMDTAIKSKENAMLFNITSMNSNIEFKNVNFQYCEGKPIFKDINFTIPSGKKIAIVGGSGCGKTTIVRLLYRFFEPQSGGVYINGHNIQDLELEILRKSIAIVPQDTVLFHESIFYNLHYGNLCKSKEDVFEAAKMANLHESILKWPKGYDTPVGERGLKLSGGEKQRVAIARAILKNSPILIFDEATSSLDSITEYNILEALRRATTGRTSIVIAHRLSTVMDSDEILVLDNGTLIERGTHDCLLTMQNSFYNKLWNTQHIGMLKSNPKKNDGCRTQGV from the exons TGTTGCAGTGGAAATGTAATTGAAAGAGGAGCACAGAAGAAAAAAAGCGTATTGCAATCAAAATCGATTGTGCCTCCAATTAAGTTTCCACTGATAATATCTGGATTAACTGGTGGAAAATCAAGTCAACAGAAAAGAGATTGTTTTCATCCTGGTGTGTCCAGTTTAAATCGTgaagaaattgattttcaagAAAGGGAACCTGTTACTGCTACAAATATGATTAAAGCAATGCTAAGATATATTTGGCCAGAA GATGATCCAAGAATAAGAAAGAGAGTTATGGTTGCTGTTGGTTTACTCATTGGTGCAAAAGTTTTAACTGTTGCtgttccttttatttttaaatatggaGTTGATACTCTAAATGCTCATAGCATAGCAACTAGTGGTGATGCTATTCTAAGTCTAGGAACGGCACCAGAAACAGTTGCAACAGTAGCAACATCATTACTTATAGGAT atGGTATAGCGCGCGGAGGGGCGGCCTTTCTTAGCGAACTGCGAAATGCAGTGTTTGCACAGGTTGCACAGCATTCTATTCGAAAAATAGCCAATAAcgtttttttacatttacacAATTTAGATATGGCTTTTCATCTGTCTAGACAAACTGGAGCATTATCAaag aCAATAGACAGAGGAAGTCGTGGcataaattttgtattaaattctATGGTATTTAATATTATACCAACTGTCTTTGAGTTAGCATTAGTCAGTACAGTACTATATTTAAAATGTGGTGGAGAATTTGCAGGTGTTGCACTGGGTTGTGTTGgaatttattctatatttacaTTAGCTGTTACACAATGGCGGACAAAATTCAGAATATTTATGAATCAAGCAGAAAATGAAGCAAGCAATAAAGCAATAGATTCACTTATCAATTATGAAACAGTAAAG tattttaataatgaaaaatttgaaGCGGAACGATATGATGAATCATTGAAAAAATATGAAGCTGCATCACTTAAAACAAGTACAAGTTTAGCAATGCTAAACTTTGGACAAAATGCTATATTTAGTGCTGCTCTAAGTTTAATAATGGTATTAACAGCAAAGAATATTGTAAATG GTACTATGACAGTTGGAGACTTAGTAATGGTTAATGGACTTTTATTCCAATTGTCAGTTCCTTTAGGATTCTTGGGTTCAGTATATCGTGAAGTTAGACAGGCTCTCATTGATATGCAAACTATGTTTACTTTGATGACAATGGATACAGCTATTAAG tCTAAAGAGAATGCAATGCTATTCAATATAACTTCAATGAATTCAAACATTGAGTTCAAAAATGTGAATTTTCAATATTGTGAAGGCAAGCCTATTTTTAAAGATATCAATTTTACTATTCCAAGTGGcaaaaaaattgctattgttggAGGATCTGGTTGTGG tAAAACGACAATAGTAAGATTATTGTATCGATTTTTTGAACCACAATCTGGAGGTGTGTATATTAATGGACATAATATTCAAGATTTAGAGTTAGAGATTTTAAGAAAATCAATAGCAATTGTACCTCAG gaTACTGTTCTCTTTCatgaaagtattttttataatcTTCATTATGGAAATTTATGTAAGTCAAAAGAAGACGTTTTCGAGGCTGCAAAAATGGCAAACCTACATGAATCCATTCTCAAGTGGCCAAAAGGGTATGACACTCCTGTCGGAGAACGTGGTTTAAAATTAAGTGGAGGTGAAAAACAACGAGTAGCAATTGCTAgagcaattttaaaaaatagtcCAATATTAATCTTTGATGAAGCTACATCATCTCTAGATTCTATTACAGAATAT aatattcttGAAGCATTACGCCGAGCAACTACTGGACGAACATCCATTGTTATAGCACATCGTTTATCTACTGTTATGGATTCAGATGAAATTTTAGTATTAGATAATGGTACTTTAATAGAGAGGGGAACACACGATTGTTTACTCACTATGCAGAATTCCTTTTACAACAAATTATGGAATACTCAACATATAGGTATGCTCAAATCTAATCCAAAAAAGAATGATGGTTGTAGAACTCAAGGagtctaa
- the Abcb7 gene encoding ATP binding cassette subfamily B member 7 isoform X2, which produces MIKAMLRYIWPEDDPRIRKRVMVAVGLLIGAKVLTVAVPFIFKYGVDTLNAHSIATSGDAILSLGTAPETVATVATSLLIGYGIARGGAAFLSELRNAVFAQVAQHSIRKIANNVFLHLHNLDMAFHLSRQTGALSKTIDRGSRGINFVLNSMVFNIIPTVFELALVSTVLYLKCGGEFAGVALGCVGIYSIFTLAVTQWRTKFRIFMNQAENEASNKAIDSLINYETVKYFNNEKFEAERYDESLKKYEAASLKTSTSLAMLNFGQNAIFSAALSLIMVLTAKNIVNGTMTVGDLVMVNGLLFQLSVPLGFLGSVYREVRQALIDMQTMFTLMTMDTAIKSKENAMLFNITSMNSNIEFKNVNFQYCEGKPIFKDINFTIPSGKKIAIVGGSGCGKTTIVRLLYRFFEPQSGGVYINGHNIQDLELEILRKSIAIVPQDTVLFHESIFYNLHYGNLCKSKEDVFEAAKMANLHESILKWPKGYDTPVGERGLKLSGGEKQRVAIARAILKNSPILIFDEATSSLDSITEYNILEALRRATTGRTSIVIAHRLSTVMDSDEILVLDNGTLIERGTHDCLLTMQNSFYNKLWNTQHIGMLKSNPKKNDGCRTQGV; this is translated from the exons ATGATTAAAGCAATGCTAAGATATATTTGGCCAGAA GATGATCCAAGAATAAGAAAGAGAGTTATGGTTGCTGTTGGTTTACTCATTGGTGCAAAAGTTTTAACTGTTGCtgttccttttatttttaaatatggaGTTGATACTCTAAATGCTCATAGCATAGCAACTAGTGGTGATGCTATTCTAAGTCTAGGAACGGCACCAGAAACAGTTGCAACAGTAGCAACATCATTACTTATAGGAT atGGTATAGCGCGCGGAGGGGCGGCCTTTCTTAGCGAACTGCGAAATGCAGTGTTTGCACAGGTTGCACAGCATTCTATTCGAAAAATAGCCAATAAcgtttttttacatttacacAATTTAGATATGGCTTTTCATCTGTCTAGACAAACTGGAGCATTATCAaag aCAATAGACAGAGGAAGTCGTGGcataaattttgtattaaattctATGGTATTTAATATTATACCAACTGTCTTTGAGTTAGCATTAGTCAGTACAGTACTATATTTAAAATGTGGTGGAGAATTTGCAGGTGTTGCACTGGGTTGTGTTGgaatttattctatatttacaTTAGCTGTTACACAATGGCGGACAAAATTCAGAATATTTATGAATCAAGCAGAAAATGAAGCAAGCAATAAAGCAATAGATTCACTTATCAATTATGAAACAGTAAAG tattttaataatgaaaaatttgaaGCGGAACGATATGATGAATCATTGAAAAAATATGAAGCTGCATCACTTAAAACAAGTACAAGTTTAGCAATGCTAAACTTTGGACAAAATGCTATATTTAGTGCTGCTCTAAGTTTAATAATGGTATTAACAGCAAAGAATATTGTAAATG GTACTATGACAGTTGGAGACTTAGTAATGGTTAATGGACTTTTATTCCAATTGTCAGTTCCTTTAGGATTCTTGGGTTCAGTATATCGTGAAGTTAGACAGGCTCTCATTGATATGCAAACTATGTTTACTTTGATGACAATGGATACAGCTATTAAG tCTAAAGAGAATGCAATGCTATTCAATATAACTTCAATGAATTCAAACATTGAGTTCAAAAATGTGAATTTTCAATATTGTGAAGGCAAGCCTATTTTTAAAGATATCAATTTTACTATTCCAAGTGGcaaaaaaattgctattgttggAGGATCTGGTTGTGG tAAAACGACAATAGTAAGATTATTGTATCGATTTTTTGAACCACAATCTGGAGGTGTGTATATTAATGGACATAATATTCAAGATTTAGAGTTAGAGATTTTAAGAAAATCAATAGCAATTGTACCTCAG gaTACTGTTCTCTTTCatgaaagtattttttataatcTTCATTATGGAAATTTATGTAAGTCAAAAGAAGACGTTTTCGAGGCTGCAAAAATGGCAAACCTACATGAATCCATTCTCAAGTGGCCAAAAGGGTATGACACTCCTGTCGGAGAACGTGGTTTAAAATTAAGTGGAGGTGAAAAACAACGAGTAGCAATTGCTAgagcaattttaaaaaatagtcCAATATTAATCTTTGATGAAGCTACATCATCTCTAGATTCTATTACAGAATAT aatattcttGAAGCATTACGCCGAGCAACTACTGGACGAACATCCATTGTTATAGCACATCGTTTATCTACTGTTATGGATTCAGATGAAATTTTAGTATTAGATAATGGTACTTTAATAGAGAGGGGAACACACGATTGTTTACTCACTATGCAGAATTCCTTTTACAACAAATTATGGAATACTCAACATATAGGTATGCTCAAATCTAATCCAAAAAAGAATGATGGTTGTAGAACTCAAGGagtctaa